The sequence CACGGTTCAGGCGGGGCCACCAGGTCTTTTGCAGGtttgctgcgcagcgccgaaaGCACGAGATCACACCTGCGGCCTCAACATCCCAGCGTTGGCGGCCTGGCGACGACTGCTCATACTGTTCAACTTCTTTGAGCCTTCCCCTACTGTCGCCAGTGGATGAGTCTTTCGCCACACCAGTACCAGACGGCGCGCAAGGACTCGGCTTTCGGCCTGAATTCGGCCAGGCCCACCGGAGCCATGGGTTCCTTTTGAGCTCCATCGCAGCCGCAGTCCATGGGGAACGACACCTTACTGTCGCACGGTGCCAGCTGCCATCTCCCGCTTGCCGGCCGATCCCTGTCGGATCATGAACGTCGGAAACAGACAGACATAGAAGTCACAGATGCTCTCCGACAGATTCCCACGCTGCAGACCTCGTAACGTTTGAAGAAGCCTTGGCGATGCCGGTCAAACTGTGCGAGTGAAAACACGGGACCCAGTGTACAGTGCTACCGTGGTGAGCAGTGCAACAGGCGGGTGAAAACCGCTCAAACACGGACAAAGGTGGAGGGTACCCACCCAGCTTTCGTACAAGGCAGGTCGCCAAAAGCAGAATCGGCAACGGTAAAGCAAAATATTGTGGTCGAAGATATCGCAACGGAGGATAGCAGACATGTGCGGAGGGATACAAACGTCATGGCACGAACACGTCCCCCGAGGAACTCTCAAGCTTGGGTAAACAGCTCGATCAGCATGCGGTGAGCCGCCCTGTTCTTCCAGACAATTCGATATCACAATCCTCTCTCAGTAAAGGCATCACTGTACAAAAAGCCCCGGGCTTGCAACGTCGAGCGTAAGGCCATCGATTTGAAAACAAATACGCTGTGAGATCTGCGGTAGCGTGTCAGAGAACGGTCTTACAAGCGATGCCACGAGAGGTCGAGCGTGCGAAACTGTGACGTGCGACGAACTGGACACACCTATAAATGTTTGTATGGCTACTGCTGGAACACGACTGGCATACCAACACATCAGACCCACAAGTTTGAGTACCGCCAAGCTGGAGCACGTGGTCGGAGGGTTCCACGCTACGACTAGTGGCAGAATGGCGGGAGCAGCACTGAACAACGCGATGGGTTTGTCTCCACGACACTAGCGTCCGCTAGCTCGAGGGTCGCGCACCTCGTTCGACTGGCTGAGTCCGAGTACTACAGACTGTGTCGGAAACTGCTTCTGACCGCCGCTTCCCCCTCTGCCGGTGTTTATCCTGGATCAGGTCACGCGTTGTGAAGTAGAAAATCTGCTTGGTCGCGGAGACCGCGTTGCAAAGCCACATTCCACCAGCCATACGCGGTCACTCGTCCCGTCACTGCCTGTGGACGGTGTGCAAGTGTGCTCGATGTCTTCGTCCCGTGAGTGGAATGCGATTATAGTGCTACGGGCGGTTTTCATCGACACGGCTTCAAAgaatccccccccccttagCTCCCAAGGGAATGGATTTCGCCCAGTgccacgcagcagacgcaacAGAATTGCTACACGGTGTCAAAAAACACGACCCCTACGGGGTTCGCGTACCAGAATGAGGATTGAGACCCAAATTAGATGTCTAATGAAGAGTAGGCGCCGTGCGAATCCATGACATTTCTTGTCTAAACTTCTGCTCCTCACTGACGTGAGGTGTACCAGACCACATCTACGGGCTCTGGTGCAAGCCTCTCCACATAACCGGAAATGAGGTATGCTTCCTAGATATATTCACAGATGTTTGGCTCTCTTGGCCGCAAGCTATAGAAGCCGATACTGAGGGCCATATCGAGTGGTACAGTGAAGAACCGTTGCTGGATGCTAAATAGTTTGTATGTGCTGCCTCGCACGTTTGTAAGATCAGAACAATTGGGAAAGTGTCGTCTCAGACAACAGGCTCCAAATTCCAGCATATGCGCTCCACCTTTGGTGCGACCAACTCAATCATCTACACCCGCACATGTCTCAGTGATGACCGATTCGCAAGATAAGAACTACCTGTATTATTACTAATATTCCTCTAATGTTTAATCCTTGAACAAGTGCAGTCGTACAGAGACGAGAACAAAAGCCACGTTCTTAACCAGACACAAAATACACGTGCGAGTTGGCCGCACTTTCGGATGCCACAGGCGTAGTACGAGAGCCCAGGAAACTCAACAACGGCTCTTGTAAAATATCCCAGGCTTTTGAGAAAGACGCATGGCGACAGTTGGGACAAGACCGCCGCATCTATGCGCCTCCAGTTGGGTGCACTCCGTCGAAAAGCCTACGCGGCAAGCTCGCCTAGTGGAGGAAAGTTGCAATCAATTGAGAGGCTCAATGCGGAACCGTTTTCGACCAGCGCGCAGTCGAGAGCCAATGTCTGACCCTAAAGGGAACAAAGAGTACCCAGAATCGGTGGGCGCTGTTATGAAAATCGGAGTTCTAATTCACCACGGTAAAACGCGCCGCATAGCAGATGAACCTCATCGCGCGTGTGGAATATCTTACACCTATCGTGTTTTGGACCATGGGCGGGGTGCACAACGTACCTTCGAGAACGAGCGCCACTCGACCTAATGCTTCCGGCTCCGCTGCTTCGATCCGCTGTAGAAAAGGACAACACGAAGAAGACCACTGTGGTCGCAAGAGACCCCACAATCGGACACAGTTGCCGTCGCCCCCATGGATGCTAGTGGAGGGAAGCGAAACTTGAGATCGCACAGCCAATCTGCCACACCGGCAAAACGGCATGAATTTCCCTGTGAGGTCAGGACTCTTACCGACCACGCCTCGGACAGTGCTGCGGCCAGGATCGCTGCAGAAAACCCATACACAAAGAAAAAACCTCGGCTGTTGACGATGTACGAAGACGCGCCCAGCCACTCGAAGCCTGTAGTCTCGACACGCTCAATCAACTCTCTTGTCGCCAAACAAACTCCACTGAACTACTTACAAAGTAGGTGTGGAGCTTACCGACAAGCGTAATTGCCGTAGGGCAAGATGCAGCCTCCAGCTTTCCCGGGACGTTTCGCAAAATGAAAAGGGCCTCCCCACGGCACAGCTCTAACAGCGCTCGTCGGGCTGCGGAACAGGAACATCGCAACTGTGTGGAGTACAGCACTCTTGTTGGATGTATTAGATGTCTCGTTCCACGCCCGCAGTCTGCTATTCAGGCTGCCGCTCACACACCAGTGACGGACACGCATTCGTGCGGATGATGCCTGGAATATGCGTTTGCCGTTTTATTGTTGTGCCACTGAAAAAGTATCCTGGACGTTCTTCGCAGAGGTAGGACGCGTTAATCGGTGGCCTCCCCTATCAGAAAGGCACTTCACCGTCCCCCCTAGAGGACAGAAAGCGGGGTCGTCAGGTTGCCGtacctgcgcggcggagatcCAGGAGCTGTAGACTGTCAGGCTTGCGCAAGACGAATGCTGTGAACAAGGCATGCcgaagcaggcgacgcaaAAGGAGATTGGATAGATCCCCCACACCTGTGGAGGGAGCTCCGCTTTGCTGCTACTCCCAGCATCAAATCCGAGTTCTCCttcccccacccccccccccccccccccagaaCACCCACGCGAACAATCACGCAACCGTGGAATTCCCAATGCGTGCAACGATTACGCTGCTTACCGTCAGGAAGTTCCTCGAGAAACATTATCCACATATCCTCCTGAAGAAAACAGAGCCCGTATGAACCTATCCAGATATAATGCTTCTTTCTGTTCCTGTGCCAGTCAGCTGTTTGCGTCCTTCGACATCATTATTTTGGTCAGCAAGGAAATACCGTCACTCTGCACGACACCGCCAGAGCAACTTGCTCTGAAATCTCGCCTGTACGCGGATGTTTCTCTCCCTTTATAGCATGGGTGACATTCTCTACGAGCGGCTCCGAATTATGGCCTTCAACCGAAAAGCATATACCGTCCCCGTACCTCTCGTTTCCATAATTTTACGTCCAGCTCCTCGGTGGTGTCGGGAGTGAACTCCAGAAGCACTTGCAACGCCGAGGTCGGCGTGCCGATCTGATAATTTAAGGCAAGGGATGTGGTCATACCTTTAGAGAAACGTGACTAAGACAACAAAGCCTCGGGatccgcgtcctctcgcgcgaaCTGGCTGCACCCCGGCCATCGTTTGCACACGCTCAGCTGGGCTCGCTTTAGATGAGCAGAGacaggaagaggaggccACTGCTGACGGTTGAACGGTACTTGGTaaaaggcgcggcggacatCAACGCCATAGTGGCCACTGCGTAAGCCACGCGCGCGGGCTTCGGAATCACCTACCTGGCAAGAAAACAACCACGGCGCCACCAGGGCCTCTTCGGAACGGAGCATCTCACGGATTGCTGAAGTAAAAGGAACAAAACTTGGGGCAAACCGTCGGGGAAGAGTTGGCCACTGACACACATCCCTTGCGACTTCGTACCCGAGCCTCCGGAAGCGCACACGCAAATGCGCGATAACGCGCTCCACAGCCGGTAATCGAGAGGCTGTGCATCCCGCAGAAACCAACAAGGGCTTTCGATAGTAACAGTTGTTCAACAGCGGACGCCGGCGTGTCTTGCGCAGCTTGCTTCCAGCACGGCGTCCAGTACCTGGCCTTTACTATTTGATAGTCGCCGTGCGTACCTTGGGGATTGTCCTCATCATTTTCTTCAATCCTTTCAAGCGGTTTTCCTTTCTCCACCGAATCTACCAACGCGAGAACCTGATGTTCTAGGCGCTGTGTCCGCCGCTCGAGACGGAATCGCTCTGTGTGGAGGGAACAGAGCATACAGGCCACTTGTAACGCGTTGAAAACCTTTGCGTACAGTCCAAAAGTGCGTCTCTCTAGCACGTCCAGTCGATATTGCCTGATGCGTCTGTCGCAGTGGATTTAGAGTTTGACGTCCgtcccgctgcctcgctccaATATCAGACGACTTTTGGGTCGCTCCCGTCTCCCTCTCAATGTCCTTGCGGTTCTTCTCCGAATGAAAACGGGCATTACCTTTTTCTGAGCTCTGTAAGCGATCGTTGAGCTCTCGGACAATCGCCAAGAGCGGATCAAACTTGGTTATCAAAAAGGTCTGGAGCTCTGCAGAGTAGGGAGTGGTATTGGAAGgcgtccgcgctgccgccattATTTCGAACCATATTTTATTACCGTGTTAATCCAAATTGTGGCGCTTGCGTTCGCGCAGTACTAAACAGAGCTCGCGTCACGCACCGACACACAATCCGACGGACCTACTATAACAGTTTATGTTCGCTGTTAAGCAGAATCATGCAGACGACCAGCGAGGCGTCAACGACCAAAGTCTGGTTGGCCCccaaagaagaaaagaagagaggtATCAGCGGGCGCTGAGGCGGAGCCGTAGCGAAGCTTCGTCGGGGGTTGGATGATACAGTGATACAGCAGTCGCAGCGGTTGGTCAGTGGTGACCCTTGACCAGCCGATAGACGTGTACATTGATGCAAGGGCCGGGGGTGACCCAGTGGCAGGGGACGTGCAAGGGAGCTTCGGCTGTCAGACAATACATACGCCGGCACAGGACCTCGTTGTGTATCAAGAAAATACcccaggcgcagaggaggagcagATGTCTGCCCGTTCATGCGTCGTATCGGTACGCCTCAGTGATTGATGAGGTTGACACAAAAGAAACGCTGAGACATGCATGCGTCCACCGAAGCCTTAGCGCCAATGGTGCTGAAAAAAAGCATGCGGGTGAAGCAAATCCACAACCACGATTGCCTGGTTGTGACCAATGTTACGGCGGTACTGAGACGCTAGTCAAGAGCGGGTTCTGTAGTGCGGCGTATGCCGCTGAAGATGATGCGATAAAGGACGTTACGCCGTGGGGACGGGCCCGCCCGGTAGACTGTCAACCTTCCACACCGAACTGATAGACACCCTCACACACACTCCTGATTCACTCTAGTGGAAAGTCATTGCCATCCCTTCCAAACACGCCTCCGAGAAGTGACCTCGGTGGAGCAACGCCTGTGCTGTCACATCACGTGGCGAGCGAACTGGTGGCCGCGGTCACGCTCCCGCGGGAGGGTAGACATATAAGCCGGCTCCAACGCGGCACCCACGCGCGACAAAGGACGTAAAGAAGATGCAACTGACTCAGACTGCCGGAAGATGAAGGAGTGATCGAGGACGGTGGAAATAAACAAAGGTGCCGCGTATTTCGTCGATGGGCCCGCGGAAGTTGGGAGCCATCCGCGAAGCGCGTCTTCGACGAGATAGAGCAAAGATCTGTGAGACACGTACGGGTTAACGAAAAATTGCTCCTTCTCCTTGTATCATCGCTTACGTAGAAGCAGATAATAAGACGCCTGTATCAGACCATAGCTAATGTGAGGTTTGTTCACCAGCGGGCAAGTCATGGTGGCGGCTAGTTggcccccctcctcccccccctgcgACCTTCCGTTGAGCTCAgacaggcggccgcgccaccCGGTAGCGTCTACTGCGCTGTTACGCGGACTGGCGGCTAACTTGCCCAAATGTTCATTCTTCCCTGGTCGTGGCGCAAGCAATCTCCTCTTTTTGTTTTGCCAAAATAAACAGGCAGCTCCAGCAGATAGACACAGCGACGGGAGCCACGCGAAAACTGTCGTGGCCTCTTGCTTTCCTGTCCGGTTGCAAGCGCCAGCCAGATTTGACTTCGGCGGGTCACAAATACTTACTCTCTCTACAGTTCGTCTTCACTGGTTTTTTTCTTCATTTATAGGAATCAATTGGAGGAGTCACAGGTCATCGGAATAAATTGGAGGAATCACAGGTCATTGCGTTCTCGTAGTTAGCAaccagaggccgcggcaacGTTGGCTCATGTGCCCTATGAATCACGCAGCTTttgagcggcggcgcagctgtcTTCCAAGGCTTTGCTCGTGGGACACGCCGTATGGTTTGCTGCTTGCATTTGATGACCCCATTTGTATTTCATGATGTTTGACGAGATCCAatcgtctgccgcgcggtCGAGGAAGTAACCTGAGGTTCTTGTGTCAGGCGGGACAGAATCTCCCCAAGGCGCCCTGCCCTGTTTCGCGGCGTGATTTGACTTGGGACCTCTTCGGCACTGCCATTCTTTGGGGGGTTGCATTTCGTTGGCCTTTCTGCGTAggtgcctctgctgctgtgtGACTAAAAGGTTGCAGATTGATAAGCCGTGTCTTCTCGTGTCCTGCATCGTTCGTGCACATTCTTGCCAGTCGCGAACCATGGACCCGACTTAcagctcgagggcgcgcggaagcTTTGGCCATGGCTTTTCCTTGCCATTGAGCCATACGTCCTCTATATTTTCGAGGGACCATGTTGAATGTGAGACGTCCGTCGACCTTCTCGAAGCTGGTGAAGCTTCATGTggtggcgcgcgagcccgcAAGCCGGGTTACTTCTACCAGAGTGAATCGAACGCCGCCGGATACGTTATGGATGATAGCTACAGTGCAAGGAAAGAGACAGGATATCGTGAAGGTCCCGCCGGGGTGTTCGAGCAGATTAGACAGGTAGGCATGAGCACGTGGTGTCAACGGCGCGAGTGCCGGGTGCTTTTCGCGTAGCGGTCTGACACAGCGACACGTAAGCGGGAAGAGAGAGTAACATGTTGCGCCTTTACTGATGACTATCAGCAGCCTCCCACCCGGCCAAAGGAGTGACTTATTAGCCACGTGTGCAGTTAGCGTCTTGTTTAATCATGCACTCGCGCGAGTGTGGGATATCTACAAGGGGGTCGAGTCCTAGGGCTCCGCTCCAGTTGGCAGACTGAGAAGGGCACCACACCACAGCTGTCAGTAACGGATATTGTTGTGTTTCGTTTATTCCATGCTCTCAGGCGACACGTGTGTGGCTGACCTTGGCAGCGTGTCTGCTCCTTCTGTTTGTGGCGGGGTCGACCCTTTCCCACTGGACCTCAAACAGCTCCACAGTCACTGAACCGAGAACAGCTATTCAAGATATACCTTCGGTAAACAATGGCTTTAGCCATTCCAGCCCTCACAGACAAATCCCTCCATCGGCCCATTCTCACTGGGGTGGACACGACGACAGCCACGCGGCGCTCCACGCCGCTCTCGGGAGACGCGTTTATATTCATCAAGAAACGCCAAGCTACGCAAGGCACGAGAGAGCAGACTTTGAAGCCGACATCATGAAGCAGCATCCGGACGACCACTCGTTTGTTGATGTATGGGTAAGAAAGTATCTTTGTACCAGGTCTGAGAAATGATCTTTGCCGTGCAACAGAACTGGTGGGTATTCGTAGGCCGCAGAtagcgcggcgcaggaacATCGACGCACAGCCTTCTCAGCTTCATGGAGCCACTGGAGAAAGTGCAGGGACATTACCAGTCGGGGTTGGTCGTCTCTTTCAAGCCATCTCGGAACTTGTCGGATGTCTCACTCCCTCTTTTTCCAcctgtttttttctgcaggaTGGAGAGGAACATCATGACCTCCATCTTTCTAGAGGTATCGACGGTCTCCAAACGCCTCTGTATCGTCTTCCGTTCGTTGAGGGTCAACACAACGAGACGCATGTTGTCGGAGTTCACACGAGCCCCCTAGAGGTTCCCAAGCGTCTGTTTGTCGCTGGCGGCCCAAGACTGGGGAGCTGGATTGGCGGCAGCTACGATATGATGGTCACCCGGGACGGACGGCCGAAGCCGCTCCTCGTTCACGGAAGACTTGTATGGAAGAGAGAGGTGAAAACGGTGAGAGTAAAACTATGAGATGTAAAGCGCGTACGTCTGCGTGTACGTGCTCGCGCGTCCAGCACGGTCTGTAAGGTGTTTTGGTGCCTTCTCGAAACCAGATTTGTCTTACGTTCGGGGTGCGAATCGTCTGTTGTACGTATCCTGCCCTGGATGAAGTATTCTCTATCGCGGTGAATGTGAGACGGACGCCCACAACTAACT is a genomic window of Besnoitia besnoiti strain Bb-Ger1 chromosome IV, whole genome shotgun sequence containing:
- a CDS encoding hypothetical protein (encoded by transcript BESB_052520), which produces MAAARTPSNTTPYSAELQTFLITKFDPLLAIVRELNDRLQSSEKERFRLERRTQRLEHQVLALVDSVEKGKPLERIEENDEDNPQAIREMLRSEEALVAPWLFSCQIGTPTSALQVLLEFTPDTTEELDVKLWKREEDMWIMFLEELPDAFVLRKPDSLQLLDLRRAARRALLELCRGEALFILRNVPGKLEAASCPTAITLVAILAAALSEAWSRIEAAEPEALGRVALVLEGSDIGSRLRAGRKRFRIEPLN
- a CDS encoding hypothetical protein (encoded by transcript BESB_052530) → MDPTYSSRARGSFGHGFSLPLSHTSSIFSRDHVECETSVDLLEAGEASCGGARARKPGYFYQSESNAAGYVMDDSYSARKETGYREGPAGVFEQIRQATRVWLTLAACLLLLFVAGSTLSHWTSNSSTVTEPRTAIQDIPSVNNGFSHSSPHRQIPPSAHSHWGGHDDSHAALHAALGRRVYIHQETPSYARHERADFEADIMKQHPDDHSFVDVWDGEEHHDLHLSRGIDGLQTPLYRLPFVEGQHNETHVVGVHTSPLEVPKRLFVAGGPRLGSWIGGSYDMMVTRDGRPKPLLVHGRLVWKREVKTEAARGTDASASKSMYLFYDHTHHTWVFNGDMNFKRPAPLAFLPHGALLPVVRQKQLAHPSDFEGGDAEKRDEKRYTAYLKHGVPRSVHWVVREPIPEASNVTNGGVAAEAGPTVDASIRVIGHPEHTAPEDFFELSLQKVFHSPEDDVGDEEESSEDDEYLEDEDDLDHHGIHGEYEDEDEEGLERLFVPEGTRTRQQYLTHSQTHVYHTFDEMHSHFDHKGITEDPIAYLESYGHPDVDTLERQFGDDTTAVPHPLRQPGLKNV